Proteins from a single region of Manis javanica isolate MJ-LG chromosome 5, MJ_LKY, whole genome shotgun sequence:
- the MMP9 gene encoding matrix metalloproteinase-9 has product MSPWQPLVLALLVLGCCSAAPRGHQPTVVVFPGDLRANLSDRQLAEEYLYRYGYTQVAEMSDNKQSLGPVLRLLQRRLSLPETGELDATTLQAMRTPRCGVPDLGTFQTFEGDLKWHHQNITYWIQNYSEDLPRDVIDDAFARAFAVWSAVTPLTFTRVYGREADIVIQFGVREHGDGYPFDGKNGLLAHAFPPGQGIQGDAHFDDEELWSLGKGVVLPTHFGNAGGDPCHFPFTFEGRSYSACTTAGRSDDMLWCSTTADYDTDQRFGFCPSERLYTLDGNADGKPCVFPFTFEGRSYSACTTEGRSDGYRWCATTSSYDQDRLYGFCPTRVDSTVTGGNSAGELCSFPFIFLGKEYSACTREGRSDGYLWCATTSNFDRDKKWGFCPDQGYSLFLVAAHEFGHALGLDHSSIPEALMYPMYSYTEESPLHEDDVKGIQYLYGPRPEPEPRPPTTTTPESQPTALPTVCITGPPTTRPSERPTAGPTGPPSAGPTGPPTAGPSEAPTVSIDPTEDACNVNIFDAITEIGKHLHFFKDGRYWRFSEGKRRGVQGPFRITDTWPALPRKLDSAFEDPLTKKIFFFSGRQVWVYTGASVLGPRRLDKLGLSREVTQVTGALRSGRGEVLLFSGPRFWRFNLKTQTVDSSSVSPVDQMFPGVPLNAHDVFQYREKAYFCHQHFFWRVTFRNEVNQVDQVGYVNFDILQCPED; this is encoded by the exons ATGAGCCCCTGGCAGCCCCTGGTCCTGGCGCTCCTGGTGCTAGGCTGCTGCTCTGCGGCTCCCAGAGGACACCAACCTACTGTGGTGGTCTTCCCAGGGGACCTGCGAGCCAATCTCTCTGACCGGCAGCTGGCAGAG GAATATCTCTACCGCTATGGCTACACTCAAGTGGCTGAGATGAGCGACAATAAGCAGTCCTTGGGTCCGGTGCTGCGGCTTCTCCAGAGGCGCCTGTCCCTCCCTGAGACTGGCGAGCTGGACGCCACCACCCTGCAGGCTATGCGAACCCCCCGCTGCGGCGTTCCAGACCTGGGCACATTCCAGACCTTTGAGGGCGACCTCAAGTGGCACCACCAAAACATCACGTACTG GATCCAAAACTACTCGGAAGACTTGCCGCGCGACGTGATTGACGACGCCTTTGCCCGCGCCTTCGCTGTCTGGAGCGCAGTGACCCCGCTCACCTTCACTCGCGTGTACGGCCGGGAAGCTGACATCGTCATTCAGTTCGGCGTTAGGG AGCACGGAGACGGGTATCCCTTCGACGGGAAGAACGGGCTCCTGGCACACGCGTTTCCTCCCGGCCAGGGCATTCAGGGAGACGCGCACTTCGACGACGAAGAGTTGTGGTCTCTGGGCAAGGGAGTCG TACTTCCGACCCACTTTGGAAACGCAGGTGGCGACCCCTGCCACTTCCCCTTCACTTTCGAGGGCCGCTCCTACTCCGCCTGCACCACGGCCGGCCGCTCCGACGACATGCTCTGGTGCAGCACCACGGCAGATTATGACACCGACCAACGGTTTGGCTTCTGCCCCAGCGAGA GACTCTACACCCTGGACGGCAATGCGGACGGCAAGCCCTGCGTGTTTCCGTTCACCTTCGAGGGCCGCTCCTACTCCGCCTGCACCACCGAAGGTCGTTCGGACGGCTACCGCTGGTGCGCCACCACCTCCAGCTACGACCAGGACAGGCTCTATGGCTTCTGCCCTACCCGAG TTGACTCGACGGTGACCGGGGGCAACTCGGCGGGGGAACTGTGCTCCTTCCCTTtcatcttcctgggcaaggagtACTCGGCCTGCACCAGAGAAGGCCGCAGTGATGGGTACCTCTGGTGCGCCACCACCTCGAACTTCGACCGCGACAAGAAGTGGGGCTTCTGCCCAGACCAAG GATACAGCCTGTTCCTTGTGGCGGCACACGAGTTTGGCCACGCGCTGGGCTTAGATCATTCATCTATACCAGAAGCGCTCATGTACCCCATGTACAGCTACACTGAGGAGTCGCCTCTGCATGAGGACGATGTGAAGGGCATCCAGTATCTGTATG GTCCTCGCCCTGAACCAGAACCACGGCCTCCAACCACCACCACACCTGAGTCCCAGCCCACTGCTCTCCCGACAGTCTGCATCACTGGACCTCCCACTACCCGCCCCTCAGAGCGCCCCACTGCGGGCCCTACAGGCCCCCCTTCAGCTGGCCCCACGGGTCCCCCAACTGCTGGCCCTTCTGAGGCCCCTACAGTGTCAATAGATCCAACGGAGGATGCCTGCAACGTGAACATCTTTGACGCCATCACAGAGATCGGGAAACACCTGCATTTCTTCAAGGATGG GAGGTACTGGAGATTCTCTGAGGGCAAGAGACGGGGAGTGCAGGGTCCTTTCCGTATCACGGACACGTGGCCTGCCCTACCCCGCAAGCTGGACTCTGCCTTTGAGGATCCTCTCACCAAGAAGATTTTCTTCTTCTCTG GGCGCCAAGTGTGGGTGTACACAGGCGCATCGGTGCTAGGCCCGAGGCGTTTGGACAAGCTGGGCTTGAGCCGGGAGGTGACCCAAGTCACCGGGGCCCTCCGGAGCGGCCGAGGTGAAGTGCTGTTATTCAGCGGGCCCCGCTTCTGGAG GTTTAACCTGAAGACACAGACCGTGGATTCCAGCAGTGTCAGCCCTGTGGACCAAATGTTTCCCGGGGTGCCTTTGAACGCGCACGACGTCTTCCAGTACCGAG AGAAAGCTTACTTCTGCCACCAGCACTTCTTCTGGCGTGTGACTTTCCGGAATGAGGTGAACCAGGTGGACCAAGTGGGCTATGTGAACTTTGACATCCTGCAGTGCCCTGAGGACTAG